In Lytechinus pictus isolate F3 Inbred chromosome 17, Lp3.0, whole genome shotgun sequence, the genomic window ATGCATGTATGATTAATGCAATGCGCATAAGCAGTAAGCTCAGTTGCTATTGCAAGTTAGCGTATGCACGAGTCGCTGACAGCATGGTAGTCGAATCACAAGGATGCAATGTCGAGGCTTACATGTATGACTACattgcgattcatctcccctcactcagtctcAGACCAGTCGTAGACCAATTGGGTCGTACATGTAAGGTGTACGGTGGCCTTTACAGAGATGGGTGTGATAACGCTCTGATCTAATTTCAGAGATTTCCAGACTCTTAACCTCAGCATTCATTATAAGCAGCTTGTAAACACATTATAGACTACATAGTATAGCTATTcatgtctacatgtacatgtacatgtatgtttacagAGTAAGATTAATGTCACttcttttttgtacatgtacacagacACACATATTGAATTTAAACTCAGCCTGTACCATATGTGGCAAATTTGCCATCAGTCGTTTCTTCCAAGgataaacctttatttttttaggaGGATGGGAATCCCATAGAAAACcagttattatttttcatttcgaaTATGTTGTCCatagtttattataaaatatgagGCTACTTGtacattatttctttattaaattAATACAGTCGATGCTAGTCCCTAAAACGATCAAGACTTTGTGTTCATTGCGtcctttgttttgtttgaatCTCGTAGTCCTTGAATTATAATTCTCTGGGAAGTGGTTTTGGACGGGGCAGGGTTAGAAAATTACCTCTTTTTTGGTATTGGTGTGAAAATTTATAACATCAACATTCTTGGAAAAGTGTACTGGCTTTGGAATGTATTTTTCatcccttgattttttttataattaaaaaatgatatccaGTCCCCTTTCtcagtacttttttttattttcttttaaaaatggcCCCTtgaatatttacaaatttgTGATTGGGTACAGgaaaaatcacacaaatatatcctttagttttcatttcattcaatacCTCAAAAGTGGTTTCATagtagaaaaataaacatacatgtacacagatttttttttttgaaggggtACCTAATCAGAATAATCAGACAACTATAAATTCATGAATACACGTAGATCCACTAATTTATTAATATGTTTCTATTTCATGCCATCAACGCATTTATTGTTTGAGCATATACAATTTCTATAATTTCGTACTGAATAGATACAGTTACAGACACTTGAAGGatactttattttcaaaaaccTAAGAGTGGATTCTAGTTTCAGAGCTGCCATTTAGTATGATCTTATCCTATTTAGTAGGATTTATATTGGGAAAGTGACACTGAATAGGTTCTTCCCCTATAAATAAAAGTCTTAAAACTTGTAAGAATGAGGATTTTTGGtgtgttttaaaataaaaattatgagtTTAGGCTTGAAAATAGGAAAAAGAAATGACTGTTTCTGAATCACTTGAGGTATTTCATAATAAGTTTCTTATATCTGTAGATGATGTAAAACTTATTGATAAGTGgtgtcttttcttttcttcctagGTCCAAGATGAGCACTTCAGGTGGAGGCTCCTGCCATGCAGACTTTCTCAAAGTTCTTTGTAGGTTATGCGGTAAAAGGATCAGAAGTAACCGTGGATGggcttatatgaaatacaagaaAATCCTTGCCAAACTGGGACTTGACCCTGCTTGTGAAGACCCTGATATACACCCAGAATTTGTTTGCCATGGATGTCATTTAAGACTTTTTTATAAGAAAGGGAAGGCAGCCAAAACTTATGGGGAAATAACATGGAAAAGGCACACCGATGATGGTGCATGCCAAACTTGCAAGAAGGGGGAAAATGCTCAGAGGTCTGGACGTCGGAAGAAAAAGATACGCACTGGAAGACCACGTTTGGACCCAAAAGTTgcaaaagaaaggagaaagaatcGGAAAAGAATGTCACTTCCATCTCCCAAAGTCATGAACACCCGATCTCGACGGAAAGCCCAGAAAATAGCCGGAAAGGCTGGGCGTCCCAAATTAAGGAAATTAGCCCCAAAGGGTGCACAAGAAGTTCCAATTGTTCTTGTCCCTGCTGCAGGTAGCCTTCCTGGCATCCAGGAAACACATTTCACATTAGCTCATAACACCACTCGGACAACAGGTGGAATAGAGACACCAATGGCTTTCCCCCTGCAGACTCTCCAGAACTCTTCTTTCTTAACCTTACAAGGAGCGCAGCCATTGAGTATCAATCCACTGATTCGGACAATTGGACCATCACTTGTCCCTGCTTCATATTTGATTCCTGATGCCAGTGGCCTTCAAGGTCTTTCCTGCACCGTCTTAACTCAAAACCCATTTCAGACAGGAAGTGGAGTCCAGCAGATGCAGAACCCCATGGGACTTCCTCTGCTCCAGACACCCAATGTAATACCAATTATCCAGTCAATCCAGCCATCTCTGTTTAACCCTTTGGTGCAGGCCACAGGATTTGTTCCCAACATGTTTCCTTTAGTTCAGCCTGCAGGGCCTCTTGGCACTGTACCAGCAGTTCAACCTTCTCTTAACCAGCCCGTGTTTCCAACCGCTGCAACAGAGACAAGTGAAGGAATTTTCTCAACCACAAGTACCACTGCTGTGCCTTGTTCCATTGCCCAGCCTTTAGATACATCTACAAATGATTCGGACAATGAATTAAGAGATGATATTGCTGCAAGCCCAAACCCAAGTCCCTCTACTCCCTGTTCCATTGTTGAGCCTTTAGAGACAACTGCAAATGTTTTGGATGATGAATTAACTAAAGATGTCTTGGCAATCCCAAGTCCCTCACCATCTTCCTTAGCTGGTCCCTCAGAAACTTTGCCAAACACAGAAGTTGATCAGGAATCTCAGGAATTACCTCGTTTTGTCCTACCCTCAACTTTAGACAAAGCTATATGTATTGATGCATTCCAGAAACACGATGCCGGGATCAAGTGCAAGGTTTGTCTTAAAATGATACCGCTTGTTCATGTTGATCAGCATAAGTTTAAGTGTGTCCCGCCCTTTCTCGCTCTTAACGATCATAACTATATGTTCAGTGaagagaaagatgaaaaaaagagaaaagcgAGAGAACTGAGAAAAGGACTTCTCTCTAAAGATAAGACGCCTGAGGTTGAAGAAGCGGAACCTGTCTATGATGTGGTCCTGATAGAGAGGTCTCTATTAGAGAATTTGGAGGGTGTTATCAATCGAAAATGACCATTGCAGCATGTACTTTATATGTTCAGTGGAACAACACTATGTGTAAAAGACAGGCATTCTGAGTCTAATTTAGACCTTCCGTAGAAAGGTGTGTGGATACTGTTTAAATAAACTGTCGCAGAAAATCGACTCAAGTAACTTTGAATAAGCAGGAAGATCAGAGGCATTATGGAATAGCAGCCCTACTCATCTTTATCATGATTGTATTGAAGGTCCCTTCCTCCAGTCTACTGGGTAATTATTGTTATCAGTGTACTTAGTATTTGTctccaaataaagaaaaaacaaaggttcTTAGCTTAATTGTTTCATCTTatgtatatatgcaaatgatTTACGATTATCTTATACATGATGAAGTAATCACCAAGCCTGGATAAGTTTGTCATGCCCTTAGACAAATTagagaaacatttttttgttccttcttgaacatgtggaattactaaTTGCTTAAAAATTTTATGGTGCAGTCAGgtttgtccttattgtaaattcattggaaaaaaaatggaaatatatgATTCAAATACTAAAAAGACGACAAATATTGTGTGattgacatcattgactctcatttgcatgacatTGTGTTGTGcatatgttttgtgaaaaataaatgaaactttaaccctaaacaggcgggggggggggtttaatcaaccccccctcaacattttctgcgatcattccgccgcgcgtaattttttgaccgcgccactcgcagagtttatacttttaagtctagcgcatcttttgagaccaaatttacgacacccgggtacgcggttccgaaattacgcaacattttgtaagtgcatgtcagaccaaaaattgttccaaaacgtgattttgtgtacatagtaaatgcaaattgagttttctcatcttattcataaagatatgattatttttacttttaacagctgaaatcaattgattttagcataagtatgcttcaaaaaggttgtgcaataaatctggtgaaaaaaactaaagaaaaccaaaaggttgaaaaacaaagaaatacataaaacaataaaatacataagaaattgatttccaaaccgaagtttttttcaattgcgattgttaagaatgctacaaagaatatttgtacaaaaaattagcattctaggagctttatttagtgaattagagcaaaaagtatgatttatgcataaattagcataattaattcatataaaataaaatctcattattttggaaaattttaccatacagcattgtagattacatcgcacactaccagcgtgcaaatttttgtggcGATCGGCGGctgagatctcaggggggggttgaatcaaccccctccccgccacagaacagccaaaaaagcccggcctagttagtgatatctccttggttagGGTTAAAAGATAATGTATTTCCTGGTTATGCTGTACATATGTGTAAACAGTGATGAAGTGACACTGCGGTAATAATGAGGATgttaatgattttgatgatggtggttggtaatggtaatgatgatgatgataatggtaataacgatgatgatgataatggtaataatgatggtgatgataatggtaataacgacgatggtgatgataatggtaataacgatgatgataacaatgatggtggtgataatggtaataacCATGATGGCggtgataatggtaataaccatgatgataatggtaataacgacgatggtgatgataatggtaataacgattatgataataacaatgatggtggtgataatggtaataacgatgatggtaataatgatgatggtggtgataatggtaataacGATGATGGCggtgataatggtaataacGATGGCggtgataatggtaataacGATGATGGCGGAGATAATGGTAGTAACCATGTCggtgataatggtaataacgatgatggtggtgataatggtaataacaat contains:
- the LOC129280719 gene encoding uncharacterized protein LOC129280719 isoform X1, which encodes MSTSGGGSCHADFLKVLCRLCGKRIRSNRGWAYMKYKKILAKLGLDPACEDPDIHPEFVCHGCHLRLFYKKGKAAKTYGEITWKRHTDDGACQTCKKGENAQRSGRRKKKIRTGRPRLDPKVAKERRKNRKRMSLPSPKVMNTRSRRKAQKIAGKAGRPKLRKLAPKGAQEVPIVLVPAAGSLPGIQETHFTLAHNTTRTTGGIETPMAFPLQTLQNSSFLTLQGAQPLSINPLIRTIGPSLVPASYLIPDASGLQGLSCTVLTQNPFQTGSGVQQMQNPMGLPLLQTPNVIPIIQSIQPSLFNPLVQATGFVPNMFPLVQPAGPLGTVPAVQPSLNQPVFPTAATETSEGIFSTTSTTAVPCSIAQPLDTSTNDSDNELRDDIAASPNPSPSTPCSIVEPLETTANVLDDELTKDVLAIPSPSPSSLAGPSETLPNTEVDQESQELPRFVLPSTLDKAICIDAFQKHDAGIKCKVCLKMIPLVHVDQHKFKCVPPFLALNDHNYMFSEEKDEKKRKARELRKGLLSKDKTPEVEEAEPVYDVVLIERSLLENLEGVINRK